The following coding sequences lie in one Arachis ipaensis cultivar K30076 chromosome B03, Araip1.1, whole genome shotgun sequence genomic window:
- the LOC107631397 gene encoding uncharacterized protein LOC107631397, whose amino-acid sequence MVTGWRKTFCTSMPKANALTHKHDPNLTFYSNPSTPNSDSYSPKLECRTTCSLPNSPSQLQLTNNTTLTLTPSTFSYLLKSTLRLSKNRCGICTQGVKAGQGTAIFTAECSHTFHFPCIAAHVRMRQLLTCPVCSATWKQLTVADENTPPHHNQHAKTTPSVKLYNDDEPLASPTSVSAFVPIPESGEENEGEENQISTHFPGFHVSPSSPLKTRRTVEVCFSPEAAIVASNRSYDTYVAVLKVKAPACDSAAPRQPIDLVAVIDVGGVSSAEDLRALKRAMRVVISSLGSTDRLSVVAFSGGSKRLFPLRRMAGKGQRAARRVVDALAAVERSRGRAPSRNDALKKAAKVLEDRREKNPVGKIVLISNDSEDRLLSATSFSHLEIADRNCACWQDSALAQRVGNVLNLAAQDLKLELRVSSRSSPTEIAAVYSVSAGVLVLSPDSVVIGDLHAEEERELVVEFRVPAGTIARGTYHHIISVRCSHRDPFTQELVHSKERAVRVPRPHAVGSSDTTIERLRSLHISSRAVAESRQLSAKNDLAGAVRLLSSAQTLLIQPSRESNCPKDNEFLQWLEAEQGQLKRQIQSQKSCANNCLEEKLEPFTPMSAWRAAERLAKLAKMRKSMNRVSDLHGFENARF is encoded by the exons ATGGTAACAGGGTGGAGAAAGACGTTTTGCACATCCATGCCCAAAGCCAATGCATTAACCCACAAGCACGATCCCAACCTCACTTTTTATTCCAACCCATCAACTCCAAACTCAGATTCTTACAGCCCCAAACTTGAATGCCGAACCACTTGCTCCCTTCCCAACAGCCCCAGTCAACTTCAATTGACCAACAACACCACTCTTACACTTACTCCCTCAACTTTCTCATACCTTCTCAAATCCACCTTACGCCTTTCCAAG aacCGATGTGGAATATGTACGCAGGGGGTCAAAGCTGGACAAGGAACCGCAATTTTCACAGCGGAGTGCTCTCACACCTTTCACTTCCCATGCATCGCTGCTCACGTGAGGATGCGCCAGCTCCTCACGTGTCCCGTATGCAGTGCCACCTGGAAGCAGCTTACCGTAGCAGATGAAAACACCCCGCCGCACCACAACCAACACGCCAAAACGACGCCGTCCGTTAAGCTCTACAACGACGACGAGCCCCTTGCCTCTCCAACCTCTGTTTCGGCCTTCGTCCCCATACCTGAATCCGGAGAAGAAAACGAAGGCGAAGAAAATCAAATATCAACGCATTTCCCAGGCTTCCATGTGTCCCCATCTTCGCCGTTGAAAACCAGAAGAACGGTTGAAGTGTGCTTCTCACCGGAAGCTGCTATTGTTGCCTCTAACAGAAGCTATGATACCTACGTCGCTGTTCTCAAGGTGAAGGCTCCGGCGTGTGATTCGGCGGCACCTCGTCAGCCGATTGATCTGGTAGCGGTGATCGACGTCGGCGGGGTCTCGTCCGCCGAGGACCTTCGAGCGCTCAAGCGTGCGATGCGAGTCGTGATATCGTCGCTCGGCTCCACCGACCGTCTCTCTGTCGTGGCGTTCTCCGGCGGATCCAAGCGGCTGTTTCCATTGCGGAGGATGGCCGGAAAGGGCCAGAGGGCCGCGCGCCGAGTCGTGGATGCTCTTGCTGCAGTAGAGCGGAGCCGCGGCCGAGCTCCGTCGAGGAACGACGCCCTGAAGAAGGCCGCAAAGGTTCTGGAAGACCGGAGGGAGAAGAATCCCGTTGGAAAGATCGTGCTCATCTCGAACGATAGTGAGGACCGCCTGTTATCTGCCACGAGTTTCTCTCATCTTGAAATAGCAGATCGCAACTGCGCGTGTTGGCAGGATAGCGCGCTGGCTCAGCGAGTAGGGAATGTGTTGAATTTGGCAGCTCAGGACCTTAAACTCGAATTGAGAGTGTCGTCGCGTTCATCGCCAACGGAGATTGCTGCCGTGTATTCTGTTTCTGCGGGTGTTCTCGTTCTCTCACCGGATTCCGTCGTCATTGGAGATCTCCACGCCGAAGAAGAGAGGGAGTTAGTGGTGGAGTTTAGAGTCCCAGCCGGAACCATCGCCCGTGGGACCTACCACCACATCATTTCCGTACGTTGCTCACACCGCGACCCCTTCACCCAAGAGCTTGTTCATTCAAAGGAGCGTGCCGTCAGGGTTCCGCGTCCTCATGCCGTTGGATCTTCGGATACAACAATAGAACGGCTGAGAAGTCTCCACATCAGCAGTCGAGCTGTAGCCGAGTCAAGACAATTGTCGGCTAAAAATGACTTGGCTGGAGCCGTTCGCTTGCTCTCATCAGCTCAAACCCTGCTGATTCAGCCAAGCCGTGAATCAAATTGCCCCAAAGACAATGAGTTCCTGCAATGGCTTGAAGCTGAACAAGGCCAGCTGAAGCGCCAAATTCAGAGTCAAAAGTCGTGTGCAAACAATTGCTTGGAAGAGAAGCTGGAGCCGTTTACACCAATGTCAGCTTGGCGTGCCGCAGAGCGACTTGCAAAATTGGCTAAGATGAGAAAGTCCATGAATAGAGTCAGTGACCTGCACGGATTTGAGAATGCCAGATTTTAA